One Bacillus sp. FJAT-52991 genomic region harbors:
- a CDS encoding molecular chaperone HscC codes for MTTIGIDLGTTNSLVTYWTDDGAKIIPNVLGKHLTPSVVSVGENGEIFVGHIAKERLTTHPHATAATFKRFMGSDKTYELEKYTFSPEELSSFVIKALKLDAEAFLGETVTGAVISVPAYFNDMQRKATKHAAEIAGLKVERLISEPTAAALSYGLHQEKSETKFLVFDLGGGTFDVSILDFFEGIMNVQSVAGDNYLGGEDFTDLLVTYFIEFHRLQLDLLDSKSLSLIRHQAERCKLILGREPFGIMSATINGETYTSRLTRTDFEKLATPLILRLRYPIERALRDASLSPDDLDAVILIGGATRMPLIKSVIAKMFGRLPYSNINPDEVVALGAAVQIALKERNEALEEMILTDVCPFTLGTEIVQEIGTDQIESGYFFPIIERNTPIPVSRMKRLYTAHDQQKLLTIDIYQGESRRVENNVKLGGLEIKIPPAKAGEQSIDVRYTYDINGILEVEVISTTTGEKKRAIIENNAGSLTKEEIEARLLELKEIKVHPRDRIENRLLIAKGERLYEELTGDRRTEITVMLQQFESVLATQNEKEIKKAAEMLKETLENMERWINYL; via the coding sequence ATGACAACAATAGGAATCGATTTAGGTACAACTAATAGTCTAGTAACCTATTGGACGGATGATGGAGCAAAAATCATCCCTAATGTACTTGGGAAACACCTGACACCATCTGTTGTCAGCGTTGGTGAAAACGGTGAAATTTTTGTGGGACATATCGCTAAAGAACGACTCACTACCCATCCTCATGCAACTGCTGCTACATTTAAGCGATTTATGGGGTCAGATAAAACTTATGAGTTAGAAAAATACACTTTTTCTCCAGAAGAGCTTTCCTCCTTTGTAATTAAAGCTTTGAAATTAGATGCAGAAGCCTTTTTAGGTGAAACAGTCACTGGAGCGGTAATCAGTGTTCCAGCTTATTTCAATGATATGCAGCGTAAAGCAACAAAACACGCTGCTGAAATTGCCGGATTGAAGGTCGAACGGCTGATTAGCGAACCTACAGCCGCCGCACTTTCTTATGGATTACATCAGGAAAAGTCAGAAACAAAATTCCTTGTATTTGATCTAGGTGGCGGTACTTTTGATGTGTCTATACTAGATTTTTTTGAAGGAATTATGAATGTCCAATCTGTCGCCGGTGACAATTATCTAGGCGGTGAAGACTTCACTGATCTTCTTGTAACTTATTTTATTGAATTCCATCGGCTCCAGCTGGATTTGCTTGATTCTAAAAGCCTTTCCCTCATTCGTCATCAGGCTGAACGCTGCAAACTGATCTTAGGCCGTGAGCCTTTCGGAATCATGAGCGCTACCATTAATGGTGAAACTTATACATCTCGCCTCACGCGAACGGATTTCGAGAAGCTCGCCACACCGTTAATTTTACGCCTGCGATATCCGATTGAACGGGCGCTTCGCGATGCTTCTTTATCACCAGACGATTTAGATGCTGTTATTTTAATTGGCGGCGCCACTCGAATGCCACTAATCAAGTCCGTTATTGCCAAGATGTTCGGCCGTCTGCCGTATTCTAATATTAACCCTGATGAAGTAGTTGCTTTAGGTGCAGCGGTACAAATCGCCTTGAAGGAACGGAACGAGGCATTAGAAGAAATGATATTAACCGATGTTTGTCCTTTTACTCTAGGAACAGAAATAGTCCAAGAGATCGGAACAGATCAAATAGAATCAGGATATTTTTTCCCGATTATCGAGCGAAACACTCCCATTCCTGTCAGTCGAATGAAACGACTTTATACCGCCCATGATCAACAAAAACTTCTCACCATAGACATCTATCAAGGGGAAAGTCGCAGAGTAGAAAACAATGTAAAATTAGGTGGGTTGGAAATTAAAATCCCACCTGCTAAAGCGGGGGAACAGTCTATAGATGTTCGTTATACATACGATATTAATGGCATTCTTGAAGTAGAAGTGATCAGCACAACAACTGGAGAGAAAAAGAGAGCCATCATTGAAAACAATGCTGGAAGCCTCACTAAGGAAGAAATTGAAGCGCGTCTGTTAGAACTGAAGGAAATTAAGGTTCATCCCCGAGATCGCATTGAGAATAGATTACTAATAGCTAAAGGCGAGCGTTTATATGAAGAGTTGACTGGTGATAGACGTACAGAAATAACCGTGATGTTACAACAATTTGAAAGTGTATTAGCTACACAAAACGAGAAAGAGATTAAAAAAGCCGCAGAAATGTTAAAAGAAACATTGGAAAATATGGAAAGGTGGATCAACTATCTGTGA
- a CDS encoding TIGR00266 family protein, producing MNNHEIDYKIYGDDMQFVEVELDPQETVIAEAGSLMMMEDSIRMETVFGDSSAGQGSGLMGKLLGAGKRVVTGESLFMTTFTNEGSGKKHVSFASPYPGKIIPMDLSELGGKIICQKDAFLAAAKGVSVGIELQRKLGAGFFGGEGFIMQKLEGDGMSFVHAGGTIHKKTLAPGELIRIDTGCLVAMTQDVHYDIEAVKGIKTALFGGEGLFFATLRGPGTVWVQSLPFSRLASRVFASAPQSGGSSKGEGGVGGLFNMFSDD from the coding sequence ATGAATAATCACGAAATTGATTACAAAATTTATGGCGATGATATGCAATTTGTCGAGGTAGAACTTGACCCACAGGAAACCGTGATTGCAGAAGCTGGTAGCTTAATGATGATGGAAGATAGCATCCGCATGGAAACAGTATTTGGTGATTCCTCTGCTGGTCAAGGTAGCGGGTTAATGGGTAAGCTACTAGGGGCAGGCAAACGAGTGGTTACTGGAGAAAGCTTGTTCATGACCACATTTACTAATGAAGGAAGCGGAAAAAAGCATGTCTCTTTCGCATCTCCTTACCCTGGAAAAATCATTCCGATGGATTTAAGCGAGCTTGGCGGAAAAATTATTTGTCAAAAAGATGCCTTTCTTGCAGCAGCAAAAGGCGTTTCCGTTGGCATTGAATTACAGCGAAAGCTAGGCGCTGGTTTCTTCGGTGGAGAAGGATTTATTATGCAAAAACTTGAAGGGGACGGAATGAGCTTTGTTCACGCTGGCGGTACAATACATAAAAAAACGCTAGCCCCTGGTGAATTGATCCGAATTGATACGGGCTGCTTAGTGGCAATGACTCAAGATGTTCATTATGATATTGAAGCAGTCAAAGGTATTAAAACAGCTTTATTTGGTGGAGAAGGCTTATTCTTTGCCACATTGCGAGGCCCGGGAACCGTTTGGGTACAATCGTTGCCATTTAGCCGCTTAGCAAGCCGCGTCTTCGCTTCCGCACCTCAATCAGGTGGCTCCTCTAAAGGAGAAGGTGGAGTCGGCGGATTATTTAATATGTTTAGTGATGACTAA
- a CDS encoding FtsW/RodA/SpoVE family cell cycle protein → MNEKALFLQELKSHIRSKEAQQYVALEMEQHIENTTKTLMNQGMSQEGAEKEAVRQMGSPMRLGVEMNKLHKPKVEWGLVGFFVIAAGLGFLPLMLLHDTGNLMMDNIGDLAITRAIAVLLGVILMTACMFLDYRKLQKYGWFFYVFGTIILYLVFAQGWIQGQFAAMRNGVWYLNLGPFSTDSTIILPFYFFAWASFLNQSMKKWKLIVLFVLPLILFSQAGSNINAMIYMIMVIVMYVWSIRYKRKSLVALGFIVPFVASGSLLAFLSIMNEEQLARWQAFLHPEEYASSGGYIPLLIKKFLIEASWFPQSIPTDHRFVPEGHTDMVLVTLIYGLGWAFFLFLLIVLGGFAVRMLWTTTKIKDPFGQLLIIGGVMLYAVPLLYNMLMIVGWLPVTGVFVPFISYGTIVVWLYSLVIGIMLSVFRRKSFAI, encoded by the coding sequence ATGAATGAGAAAGCCCTGTTTCTTCAAGAGTTGAAAAGTCATATTCGCTCGAAGGAAGCACAACAGTATGTAGCATTAGAGATGGAACAACATATAGAAAACACGACTAAAACATTGATGAACCAAGGGATGTCGCAAGAAGGGGCAGAAAAAGAAGCTGTTAGGCAAATGGGAAGCCCCATGAGATTAGGTGTGGAGATGAATAAACTGCATAAGCCAAAGGTGGAATGGGGCTTAGTAGGATTCTTTGTGATCGCTGCTGGACTTGGGTTCCTGCCGCTTATGTTGCTTCACGATACGGGTAATTTAATGATGGATAATATAGGTGATTTAGCAATAACAAGAGCTATAGCTGTTTTGTTAGGCGTGATTTTGATGACAGCTTGTATGTTCCTTGATTATCGTAAACTACAAAAATATGGATGGTTCTTTTATGTTTTTGGAACAATCATATTATATCTTGTTTTTGCTCAAGGATGGATTCAAGGGCAGTTCGCTGCAATGAGAAATGGAGTCTGGTACTTAAATTTAGGTCCATTCTCCACAGATTCGACGATTATCCTTCCATTTTACTTTTTTGCTTGGGCTAGCTTTTTAAACCAATCGATGAAGAAGTGGAAATTAATTGTATTATTTGTTCTTCCATTGATATTGTTTTCTCAAGCTGGAAGCAATATTAATGCAATGATCTATATGATTATGGTCATCGTTATGTATGTTTGGTCGATTCGGTATAAGAGAAAGTCATTAGTTGCTTTAGGGTTTATCGTTCCATTTGTAGCGTCGGGTAGCTTATTAGCTTTTTTATCAATAATGAACGAGGAACAATTGGCAAGGTGGCAAGCCTTTTTACATCCGGAAGAATATGCTAGTTCAGGAGGCTATATTCCTTTGTTAATAAAAAAGTTTCTAATAGAGGCGAGTTGGTTTCCTCAGTCTATTCCTACGGACCATCGCTTTGTCCCAGAAGGCCACACAGACATGGTGTTAGTAACATTAATTTATGGATTAGGATGGGCTTTCTTTCTATTTCTTCTCATCGTGCTTGGTGGTTTTGCTGTTAGAATGTTATGGACTACAACAAAAATTAAAGATCCTTTTGGACAATTATTAATTATTGGCGGGGTCATGCTTTATGCGGTACCGCTTCTTTATAATATGTTAATGATCGTTGGCTGGTTGCCTGTAACTGGAGTATTCGTTCCGTTCATCAGCTACGGAACTATTGTCGTCTGGCTTTACTCGTTAGTGATTGGCATTATGTTAAGTGTATTCCGCCGAAAAAGTTTTGCCATTTGA
- a CDS encoding FadR/GntR family transcriptional regulator produces the protein MNISKIKRVSLVDQVISQMEALIESGEWQVGDRIAPELELMEQFAVSRNTLREAIRSLVHAGLLQTRQGSGTFVCSSSVLEVALHRRIQQSNLLEILEVRHALEREAAQLAAARRSKKDLEQLKTYLSACQEAAKSKDHEAYTEADIQLHKAIAEATHNHLLIDLYDHMTVSLQDSVHHLVEINSCLETQLHIHSQLVDAIINQDREQAMAAVNDYMTQFKIDTEKLS, from the coding sequence ATGAATATATCAAAAATAAAGCGTGTGTCACTTGTAGATCAGGTCATTTCTCAAATGGAAGCCCTGATTGAATCAGGAGAATGGCAAGTTGGCGACCGCATCGCTCCAGAACTGGAATTGATGGAGCAGTTTGCTGTCAGTCGAAATACATTGAGAGAAGCCATTCGATCGCTCGTTCATGCGGGTCTTTTGCAAACAAGGCAAGGGAGCGGCACCTTTGTCTGTTCATCTAGCGTGTTAGAGGTGGCACTCCATCGCAGAATCCAACAATCTAATTTGTTGGAAATATTAGAAGTGCGCCACGCTTTAGAACGAGAAGCCGCACAATTAGCGGCTGCCAGACGAAGCAAAAAAGATCTGGAACAATTGAAAACTTATTTGTCTGCCTGTCAAGAAGCAGCCAAATCAAAGGATCATGAAGCTTATACTGAAGCAGATATTCAGTTGCATAAAGCCATCGCTGAAGCAACTCATAACCATTTGCTCATCGATTTATACGATCATATGACCGTGTCCCTTCAGGATTCTGTTCATCATTTGGTAGAAATCAATTCTTGTTTAGAGACTCAGCTGCACATCCATAGCCAACTTGTGGACGCGATTATTAACCAGGATCGCGAACAAGCCATGGCAGCTGTTAATGATTACATGACCCAGTTTAAAATAGATACGGAGAAATTATCATGA
- a CDS encoding MFS transporter — protein sequence MNTHQATKQLDPPRATIQRGDWLLMIGIILLGANLRAPLTSVGPLVSSIRDSLHLSNTSAGALTTVPLLAFAFLSPFAPKLSQRFGLERTLFASLLLLTFGIGIRSIGGVTPLFIGTILLGLAIAVSNVLLPSLIKRDFAKNIGVMTGIYAVSMNLCGAIATGVSVPLSSLLGLGWRGALGCWGILSLLAVFFWIPQLKPRPKARTNVQTTPREKSTNLWRSRLAWQVTFFMGLQSLIFYTVIAWLPEILKEQGLQANEAGWLLSIMQFALLPFTFIVPIWAGRLQSQRLLVALTAGLFISGLCGILYGSPQLILLWVIMIGIGGGFAFSLAMMFFSLRTQSTQEAAELSGMAQSLGYLLAATGPVLFGWLHDITHSWTIPLLMLIVVSLFIFIFGMGAGKKGYVK from the coding sequence ATGAATACACATCAAGCAACGAAGCAACTAGATCCACCGAGAGCAACCATTCAACGAGGAGATTGGCTATTAATGATCGGCATCATTTTACTTGGAGCAAACCTAAGAGCCCCTTTAACGTCTGTAGGCCCGCTAGTCTCCTCCATTCGTGACAGTTTACATTTATCGAATACATCAGCGGGTGCCTTAACGACCGTACCACTCCTTGCTTTTGCCTTCTTATCACCGTTCGCGCCGAAATTATCGCAGCGCTTCGGTTTAGAGCGTACATTGTTCGCTTCCTTGTTATTATTAACTTTTGGAATTGGAATACGCTCTATTGGCGGAGTCACTCCCTTATTTATTGGAACTATTTTACTTGGTTTAGCCATCGCCGTTTCCAACGTCTTACTACCGAGCTTGATCAAACGGGATTTCGCCAAAAATATTGGAGTAATGACAGGTATTTATGCTGTTTCCATGAACTTATGTGGTGCAATAGCAACCGGTGTCAGTGTCCCGCTCTCTTCACTTCTAGGTTTAGGCTGGCGCGGTGCTCTCGGTTGTTGGGGAATTTTATCTTTGTTAGCCGTTTTCTTTTGGATTCCACAATTGAAGCCTCGACCAAAAGCAAGAACGAATGTCCAAACAACTCCAAGAGAAAAGTCCACTAATTTATGGCGCTCGCGCTTAGCTTGGCAAGTCACCTTTTTTATGGGTCTTCAGTCTTTAATCTTTTACACCGTAATTGCCTGGCTGCCAGAAATCCTAAAAGAACAAGGTCTGCAGGCAAACGAAGCTGGCTGGTTGCTTTCTATTATGCAATTTGCTTTACTGCCCTTCACTTTTATCGTCCCTATTTGGGCCGGACGTCTACAAAGTCAGCGTCTATTAGTTGCCTTGACCGCTGGATTATTTATTTCCGGTCTATGCGGTATATTGTACGGAAGCCCTCAGCTTATTCTTTTATGGGTGATCATGATCGGGATTGGTGGAGGATTTGCCTTCAGTTTAGCGATGATGTTCTTTAGCCTTCGTACACAAAGCACTCAAGAAGCCGCTGAACTATCAGGTATGGCCCAGTCACTAGGATACCTTCTAGCCGCTACGGGACCCGTATTATTTGGTTGGCTCCACGACATCACGCATAGTTGGACTATTCCTTTACTTATGCTAATAGTTGTTTCCCTATTTATCTTTATATTCGGAATGGGCGCTGGTAAAAAAGGCTATGTGAAATAG
- a CDS encoding ABC transporter ATP-binding protein — MTEVIKVERVSKRFQDKKAVDDVSFSIHSGEIVAILGPNGAGKTTTISMILGLLNPSSGEVQVFNQQPKEKSVREKLGTMLQDVSVMHGLKVNELLDLVRHYYPHPHSLAKLIALTGLNEMDLKTRVEKLSGGQKRRLSFALALAGNPDLLILDEPTVGMDLSSRKRFWKTIQQLAEQGKTIIFSTHYLQEADDVASRILLFKEGCIIADGKPTDIKARFLTRTVSFQANVTISLAQMKGWPGVKQVYTKNDRFYIETNDSDEVLARLFAEKMGARDIQIEQGRLEAAFEQLTANEEEAM, encoded by the coding sequence ATGACTGAAGTGATTAAGGTAGAACGAGTGTCAAAACGATTTCAGGATAAAAAAGCGGTCGATGATGTGTCGTTCTCCATTCATTCAGGAGAGATTGTAGCCATTCTCGGTCCGAACGGTGCAGGAAAGACGACGACCATTTCGATGATTTTAGGGCTTTTGAATCCTTCAAGTGGAGAAGTCCAAGTGTTTAATCAGCAGCCTAAGGAAAAAAGCGTTCGCGAAAAATTGGGGACGATGCTGCAGGATGTCAGTGTGATGCACGGATTAAAAGTAAATGAATTGCTCGATTTAGTTCGTCATTATTATCCTCATCCACATTCTTTAGCAAAATTAATTGCTTTAACTGGATTAAATGAAATGGACTTAAAGACAAGAGTGGAAAAACTTTCGGGTGGTCAAAAACGGCGTCTAAGTTTTGCGTTGGCGTTAGCGGGGAATCCAGATTTGCTTATTTTAGATGAGCCTACGGTTGGTATGGATTTGAGTTCCCGTAAGCGCTTTTGGAAAACGATTCAACAGTTAGCCGAGCAGGGAAAGACGATTATTTTTTCGACTCATTACCTTCAGGAGGCAGATGATGTGGCCAGTCGAATCCTATTGTTTAAAGAAGGTTGCATTATTGCTGATGGAAAGCCCACCGACATAAAGGCTCGATTTTTAACGCGAACGGTTTCTTTTCAAGCCAATGTCACTATTTCGTTAGCACAAATGAAAGGTTGGCCTGGCGTTAAACAGGTATACACAAAAAACGATAGATTCTATATTGAAACAAATGACTCAGATGAAGTGTTAGCACGGCTGTTCGCTGAAAAAATGGGCGCTCGTGATATCCAGATTGAACAAGGAAGATTGGAAGCGGCGTTTGAGCAGTTGACGGCTAACGAAGAGGAGGCGATGTAA
- a CDS encoding GNAT family N-acetyltransferase translates to MKREIIELTNEHQWKQAFPLMTQLRPALTMERYLDLLPKMAEEDYHMFAMVEGENMLALAGVGLVTNLYNGYHVFLYDLVVDENQRSNGLGADMLEFVHKWGKSQGAEYVSLESALHREAAHRFYETHEYDKWCYSFRMPL, encoded by the coding sequence ATGAAGAGGGAAATTATTGAATTAACGAACGAACATCAATGGAAACAAGCTTTTCCGTTAATGACGCAATTGCGGCCTGCATTGACGATGGAAAGATACCTTGATTTATTACCGAAAATGGCAGAAGAAGACTATCATATGTTCGCCATGGTTGAAGGTGAAAATATGCTTGCATTAGCTGGTGTTGGATTAGTAACGAATCTTTATAACGGCTACCATGTCTTTTTATACGATCTAGTCGTTGATGAGAACCAACGATCCAATGGTTTAGGTGCTGATATGCTGGAGTTTGTACATAAATGGGGGAAAAGTCAAGGAGCAGAGTACGTTTCATTAGAGTCTGCCCTTCACCGAGAAGCAGCTCATCGTTTCTATGAAACTCATGAATATGATAAATGGTGTTACTCATTTAGAATGCCACTCTAA
- a CDS encoding MOSC domain-containing protein gives MIELVNFATGLPKKMKYGQDKEMDTGICKESVNEAFLTKEGFIGDGVADLKHHGGPDRAVCVYPYEHYKLWEQEFQTTLPTATFGENLTVTHMLEQDVHIGDIYQLGDAVIQITQGRVPCSTITKRTNLTPLLKRIVETGFTGYLCRVLQEGTVQTNSSITLLEPHPQQVSILFANQIYFHRQKDIEGIKKVLAVQELAEEWRKQLAGRLERLIDR, from the coding sequence ATGATCGAACTAGTGAATTTTGCCACAGGACTACCAAAAAAGATGAAGTATGGCCAAGATAAAGAAATGGATACAGGCATCTGTAAAGAAAGTGTGAACGAAGCTTTCTTAACGAAAGAAGGATTTATCGGCGATGGCGTCGCTGATTTAAAACATCACGGCGGCCCTGATCGCGCTGTTTGTGTATATCCGTACGAGCACTACAAGTTGTGGGAACAAGAATTTCAAACAACACTCCCCACTGCGACATTCGGCGAAAATTTAACTGTCACCCATATGCTAGAACAAGATGTTCATATTGGCGATATTTATCAATTAGGAGATGCCGTCATTCAAATTACACAAGGACGTGTTCCATGCAGTACTATAACAAAGAGAACAAACTTAACTCCTCTTCTTAAAAGAATTGTCGAAACAGGCTTTACCGGTTATTTATGCCGTGTGTTACAAGAAGGAACGGTCCAAACAAATTCAAGTATTACCTTACTAGAGCCTCATCCACAACAAGTCTCCATCCTTTTTGCCAATCAAATTTATTTTCATCGCCAAAAGGATATCGAAGGCATCAAAAAAGTATTAGCCGTTCAGGAACTAGCAGAAGAATGGCGTAAACAACTGGCCGGACGATTAGAGAGATTAATAGATCGATAA
- a CDS encoding MerR family transcriptional regulator, producing the protein MYSIGQFSKICEVPVKTIRYYSDIDLLVPSYIDPETNYRYYDHDKIQVMKKIKLLKSCQFTLAEIKEFVAEADPVKWNASIDYKIKQLENEREHLLQIIEEMKEWKSQIKSEGSILSSPCVTDCYLETQPEKKVFAIREKIEKKFINQLVKKLFDRIYAFNLRVDGPLMAVFHEKSLDQKEVDVELMLPVIASGHIEGMKILEEGLFACLTVKGSYSELEIGHHTLEDWIIEHGLTPLGPSIEIFEVGLVPAVVHPKDIKPDFDHHPSDYVTRICVLVCGA; encoded by the coding sequence ATGTATTCAATTGGCCAGTTTTCAAAAATATGCGAAGTGCCAGTAAAGACGATTCGTTATTATAGCGATATTGATTTATTAGTACCTTCCTACATAGATCCAGAAACGAATTATCGCTATTATGACCATGATAAAATTCAAGTGATGAAAAAGATTAAGCTGTTGAAAAGCTGTCAATTCACGTTAGCGGAGATTAAAGAATTTGTGGCAGAAGCTGATCCGGTGAAGTGGAATGCTTCCATTGACTATAAAATAAAACAACTTGAGAACGAACGAGAGCATCTTTTACAAATAATTGAGGAAATGAAAGAATGGAAGAGTCAAATAAAATCGGAAGGTTCCATACTTTCAAGCCCATGTGTAACGGATTGTTACTTAGAAACGCAGCCAGAGAAAAAAGTATTTGCTATTCGTGAAAAAATAGAAAAAAAATTTATTAATCAATTGGTGAAAAAGTTATTTGATCGGATATACGCTTTTAATCTTCGAGTGGATGGTCCATTAATGGCTGTATTTCATGAAAAAAGCCTTGATCAAAAAGAAGTGGATGTGGAGCTTATGTTACCAGTAATTGCTTCCGGTCATATAGAAGGTATGAAAATTTTAGAGGAAGGTTTATTTGCTTGTTTGACTGTAAAAGGATCTTACTCAGAATTAGAAATTGGTCATCATACATTAGAAGACTGGATCATTGAACATGGGCTCACACCTTTAGGACCAAGTATAGAAATTTTTGAAGTTGGCCTTGTCCCTGCCGTTGTTCATCCAAAAGATATTAAACCAGACTTTGATCATCACCCTTCAGATTATGTTACCCGAATATGTGTTCTTGTTTGTGGAGCGTAA
- a CDS encoding DMT family transporter, whose translation MHPFVFSLLVVMTTALMGSSFAVGKIGLTYVSPLLLVALRFSIAGVVMVVVVRVLNRPHPQTSKQWIQVAVIGFFQTAAVMGCIFMSLRTITSGESAILTFTNPLLVVLLGTIIFKVKYRLLQWLGVIFGIIGVFITMGGQLNLEIGTMYGLSSAVAWAIATLLIKAWGYPLDTWVLTAYQMLFGGIILLLTSFLLETPVIDVNMTSIAIVLWLAFMASIVQFAGWFYLIQKGDPGKTSAFLFLAPFFGVLTGWLLLGEQPQWYIMLGGGFIFIGIFLVNWKASKE comes from the coding sequence ATCCATCCGTTCGTTTTTAGTCTATTAGTGGTGATGACGACAGCTCTAATGGGATCTTCTTTTGCCGTGGGAAAAATAGGTCTCACTTATGTGTCACCGTTGTTGCTTGTGGCGCTTCGTTTTTCAATTGCTGGCGTAGTAATGGTGGTTGTGGTCCGCGTGTTGAATCGTCCGCACCCTCAGACATCCAAACAGTGGATACAAGTGGCTGTTATCGGTTTTTTTCAAACAGCAGCGGTTATGGGCTGTATTTTTATGAGCTTGCGAACTATTACTTCGGGAGAATCGGCGATATTAACCTTTACGAACCCATTGCTTGTTGTATTGTTAGGCACAATTATTTTTAAAGTTAAGTACCGCCTGTTGCAGTGGCTTGGTGTTATCTTTGGCATCATCGGTGTGTTTATTACGATGGGAGGACAGTTAAATCTAGAGATTGGAACGATGTACGGTCTTTCTTCAGCCGTGGCCTGGGCGATTGCTACGTTATTAATTAAGGCTTGGGGATATCCATTAGATACGTGGGTGCTTACCGCTTATCAAATGCTCTTTGGCGGCATCATTTTATTGCTCACCAGTTTTCTGTTAGAAACTCCTGTTATTGATGTGAATATGACTTCTATCGCCATTGTACTCTGGTTAGCGTTTATGGCCTCCATTGTTCAATTTGCTGGCTGGTTCTATTTAATTCAAAAAGGAGACCCAGGTAAAACAAGCGCCTTTCTCTTCTTAGCCCCATTTTTCGGTGTGCTAACGGGCTGGCTGCTACTGGGGGAACAGCCGCAATGGTATATTATGCTCGGGGGAGGGTTCATTTTTATCGGGATCTTTTTAGTGAATTGGAAGGCGAGCAAAGAGTAA
- a CDS encoding sigma-70 family RNA polymerase sigma factor, producing the protein MEEVFAEAFLTEDHDLLFDQIMKEYGQDVLELVYSYVKNKSVAEDLTQEIFVKCYRSLNSFDRRSKMKTWLWRIAINHCKDYLKSWHVRKVQTVHTNDLSHASTKDDVEREVIQKDERQMIMEATLKLPIQYRELIYLYYYEELTIKEMSEVTNVKQNTIKTRLRRAKELLKDALGEE; encoded by the coding sequence TTGGAAGAGGTATTTGCTGAGGCATTTCTAACAGAAGATCATGACTTGCTGTTTGACCAAATTATGAAGGAGTATGGGCAGGATGTATTGGAGCTTGTTTACTCTTACGTGAAAAATAAATCGGTCGCTGAGGATTTGACGCAAGAGATCTTTGTGAAATGTTACCGATCGTTAAATAGTTTTGATAGAAGGTCAAAAATGAAAACGTGGCTGTGGCGCATTGCCATTAATCATTGCAAAGATTATTTAAAAAGCTGGCATGTTCGCAAAGTACAGACCGTACATACGAATGACTTGTCTCATGCTTCAACGAAAGATGATGTGGAGAGAGAAGTCATTCAAAAAGATGAGCGCCAAATGATTATGGAGGCGACATTGAAGTTGCCCATTCAATATCGAGAATTAATTTACTTATATTATTATGAAGAGTTGACTATTAAAGAAATGAGTGAAGTGACTAACGTAAAGCAAAATACCATCAAAACGAGACTTCGACGCGCGAAAGAACTTTTAAAGGACGCATTGGGGGAGGAATAG
- a CDS encoding PadR family transcriptional regulator: protein MEEHLKKLKKSQQRELFHELEFTEELRQNIYRAIKTEKDEDVVMAILQLLVHEKTGFELLNHLRGRGIKRFDQNEGFLYAFLHSLEQKGYISSQWDKEQNKQYSLNSKGRKLLHKAETKSTQGVLKGAMLYE, encoded by the coding sequence ATGGAAGAGCATTTGAAAAAGTTGAAAAAATCCCAGCAACGAGAGTTATTCCATGAGTTGGAGTTCACAGAGGAGCTTCGGCAAAATATTTATCGAGCCATTAAAACAGAAAAAGATGAGGATGTTGTTATGGCAATTCTGCAATTGCTTGTGCACGAAAAAACAGGTTTCGAATTGCTTAATCATTTGCGCGGCAGAGGAATAAAAAGATTTGATCAAAATGAAGGCTTTCTTTATGCCTTTTTACATTCGCTAGAACAGAAGGGATACATCTCATCACAATGGGATAAAGAGCAAAATAAGCAATATAGCTTAAATTCAAAGGGACGGAAGCTATTACATAAAGCTGAGACGAAATCGACGCAAGGAGTGTTGAAAGGAGCGATGTTGTATGAATGA